Proteins encoded in a region of the Haloarcula litorea genome:
- a CDS encoding SHOCT domain-containing protein — protein sequence MATADGGTDRALDELRLAYARGDLTDEEYEQRKETLEGDP from the coding sequence GTGGCCACCGCCGATGGCGGGACCGATCGGGCCCTCGATGAACTCCGGCTCGCCTACGCCCGTGGCGATCTCACGGACGAGGAGTACGAACAGCGGAAAGAGACGCTCGAAGGGGACCCCTGA
- a CDS encoding ArsR/SmtB family transcription factor — MSHLLPQKSPVDRPDPGSRVVELGHDDAGEVFSVLGSSLARTVLAELHRSPATQSELAERTDASIQNVGYHLDRLDEAGLVTVVDQWYSRNGAEMDVFAPTDDPLIVVASGDGQDGTVEELQAVPR, encoded by the coding sequence ATGAGTCACTTGCTCCCGCAGAAGTCACCGGTCGATCGACCGGACCCGGGGTCGCGAGTCGTCGAACTCGGTCACGACGACGCCGGCGAGGTGTTCTCGGTCCTCGGATCGAGTCTCGCCCGAACCGTGCTCGCGGAGCTCCATCGGAGCCCCGCGACGCAGTCCGAACTCGCGGAGCGGACCGACGCGTCGATCCAGAACGTGGGCTACCACCTCGACCGCCTCGATGAGGCTGGTCTCGTGACGGTCGTCGACCAGTGGTACTCACGGAACGGTGCGGAGATGGACGTGTTCGCGCCGACCGACGATCCGTTGATCGTCGTCGCCAGCGGTGACGGACAGGACGGCACCGTCGAGGAGTTACAGGCCGTCCCGAGATAG